A stretch of Synergistaceae bacterium DNA encodes these proteins:
- a CDS encoding biotin transporter BioY → MKKTFTAKEISRIAIFTAITAVLAQIVVPLPFTPMPISFGLLAVYITGILLKPKHAVFVQICYLLIGAVGVPVFGNFRGGVGALFGPTGGYLMMYPIMAWIVSFVLNSRQSRQLESKQNKKWLFAKAGISISIAHLLLYLGGTTWLCITTGSSFAAALALAVYPFIPLDILKIVFCVVAVIPLRFRMLSNNMLLLDDMPRKVS, encoded by the coding sequence ATGAAAAAAACATTTACTGCTAAGGAAATATCCAGAATTGCAATTTTTACTGCAATAACGGCAGTTTTAGCCCAAATAGTTGTTCCACTTCCATTTACGCCTATGCCTATTTCTTTTGGATTGCTGGCTGTCTATATAACAGGCATATTGTTAAAGCCTAAACACGCAGTTTTTGTTCAGATATGTTATTTGCTGATCGGAGCAGTAGGGGTCCCTGTATTCGGGAACTTTCGTGGCGGAGTTGGCGCGTTGTTCGGCCCAACGGGCGGTTACCTAATGATGTATCCCATTATGGCGTGGATCGTGTCTTTTGTATTAAACAGTCGTCAAAGCCGACAGTTAGAAAGCAAGCAAAATAAAAAATGGCTCTTTGCAAAAGCTGGGATATCAATTTCCATTGCTCATCTTCTTCTGTATTTAGGCGGTACGACATGGCTGTGTATTACAACCGGAAGTTCATTTGCAGCGGCTCTTGCACTTGCGGTATATCCATTCATACCTTTGGATATTTTAAAGATTGTATTTTGTGTTGTTGCGGTCATTCCTCTTCGCTTCCGTATGTTGTCTAACAATATGCTTTTGCTTGATGATATGCCTCGAAAAGTCTCGTAG
- a CDS encoding biotin--[acetyl-CoA-carboxylase] ligase, whose protein sequence is MLKNRVFYSLEQQKGNIVTGGQLASSLGVSRNAIWKAIRLLQDDGNEIVSIRNKGYILMNTNDTLFEKTIRDDLRTTFIGQKMKLLPVVHSTNQYLKELNTADAKNGYVVVANEQNSGRGRRGRTFLSPKGEGIYLSILLKLDKERQDVRLLTICAAVAVSRAIENKCGISAEIKWVNDIFCKGKKVCGILTEAILSAELQELSTVIVGIGINTGSVPLEINDIATSIGEITGIRGIRNSLIAEVLNQFETVYLDYIGRGEKSDILKYYESRLFIIGTQVLVTSLEDSYVATVLGIDDMGALVVKDERGNIQNISTGEIKLKWGNDK, encoded by the coding sequence TTGTTAAAAAATCGAGTGTTTTATTCCTTGGAACAACAAAAGGGAAATATCGTTACGGGCGGACAGCTCGCAAGTTCGTTAGGTGTCAGCCGCAACGCAATCTGGAAAGCTATTCGCCTGTTGCAGGATGATGGAAATGAGATTGTCTCTATCCGAAATAAGGGATATATACTCATGAACACAAACGATACATTGTTTGAAAAAACTATTCGTGATGATTTAAGGACTACGTTCATAGGACAAAAAATGAAGCTGCTCCCCGTCGTTCATTCTACAAATCAATATCTGAAAGAATTAAATACAGCTGATGCTAAGAACGGTTATGTTGTTGTTGCTAATGAGCAGAACAGCGGACGGGGCAGAAGGGGCAGGACGTTTCTATCTCCAAAAGGAGAGGGGATATATTTAAGTATTCTCCTAAAACTGGACAAAGAAAGACAGGATGTCCGTCTTCTGACAATATGTGCCGCTGTTGCCGTTTCTAGAGCGATAGAGAATAAATGCGGTATATCGGCAGAAATTAAGTGGGTCAATGACATTTTTTGTAAAGGGAAAAAAGTATGTGGGATATTAACGGAAGCTATTCTATCGGCTGAATTGCAGGAGCTAAGCACCGTCATAGTTGGCATCGGTATCAACACAGGCAGTGTGCCGTTAGAGATTAACGATATCGCAACGTCTATTGGAGAGATAACTGGAATACGCGGTATAAGAAATAGCCTGATTGCTGAAGTGCTTAATCAATTTGAAACGGTTTATCTTGACTATATCGGGCGAGGGGAAAAATCCGACATTCTAAAGTACTATGAAAGTAGACTTTTTATTATAGGCACACAGGTTTTGGTAACAAGTTTAGAGGATAGCTATGTGGCAACCGTTCTCGGCATTGATGATATGGGTGCTTTGGTTGTCAAAGACGAAAGAGGGAACATTCAAAACATCTCAACCGGGGAAATAAAATTGAAATGGGGAAATGATAAATGA